The following is a genomic window from Sciurus carolinensis chromosome 3, mSciCar1.2, whole genome shotgun sequence.
AGAAGGGGAGATGATCAAAAGGAGGAATGAGCAGATGATTGGAAGAGATTCTGGGAGGAAGGATGGGGCAAAAGCTTGGGGAGAGTGAGAAAGAATGTGAGGGTGAGGTGGAAGAATGAGGGTGGAATCAGAGGCCACCTTGGAGAGTCAAATGTTGAGAAGGCAGGAATGGTGAGGGGATGAGAGAGTGCCACAAACAGGCCCGCACAGGATAAGAACAAGGGAGAGAAATGAGCtagctgggggaggagggaggaaagtggAGGGCACGTTTGAAAATACTCCAAGGGAGGGGAATGATGGGTGTGGCCGAGACTCTGACCTAGGCCtaccctcctccccatcctctgcAGACTCTCTTTAGTGGTTTCTTCCCTCTGCCAGGAACCGTGAAGTTGGAGGGGCCAGTGACCGGCCCAGGCATTAAGTATGTCAAGGATTggaacgggggggggggggggtagggaCCAGGAAGGTGAGGCTACTCGAGAGCCGTGCCCAGAAGCCCGCTGAATGTTGGAGGGCCTAGATAGAGAGTGCATACAGTAaaggggaggggtgctggggagatatCACTGGGAGTGGAAACTTCAAGAAGTCTGTTGCAAGGGGTGATTTTCCGGGATTGGGTCAGTTCCCACTGAAggtggaaataaaagaaaaagaagaacgaaGGGTGGAGGCGAAAGGCGGGCTGGATGAAGAACATATGGGGCAGAAACCTGCAGGGAAAAGGTGGCGCCGAGCCTTTCCAGGGGCGTCCCTCCAGCTTTGGCTCCGCTGCGTCCCAAGCGCACCTGTTGGGAAGAAGGGAAGGTTGGGAAGTCCAGCCGGGAGGGGATTACTGGGAGCTCCGGACTCCAGAGAAGATTTTGCCTTGTCCCCACCTGCGGTTAAAGCCCGGCAAGTGAAGGGGCGTGACCCTAGTGCTCAGGTTTCTTCCTCTTCACCTGGGCAAGGAGGGGTGGGGGCCAGGACTTCCGGTTCAGGTGAGTGTCCCTTCGGTGACGTCAGGTCACCCTCGGCTGCCCCTCCAGTCCCGCCCCACCTCCCGCGCTCCCAGTCCGCGGGGGCACGCCCCCGACGCCCTACATATACTCAGGTGCGCTGCGCACCTGTTCGCCCGCACCTGCCCGCTCACTGCCCTGCAACCTTTCCTGCGCAGCGAAGTCCGGGACCGATAGGCCTGATACTTTCTGGGGACCGCACCCAAACGGCCCCTCTACCTTTTGTTTGGTAGGGTTCGTTGAGAGCGCCAGAGAGAACCGCCTGACCTTCGCGGACTGCTTTTGTCTGAAACCAGTCCATCGGGCGTAGCCTGTTCTTTCTGCTGTGAGACCGTCACTCCACCCGAGGGGTCGATTTGTGTTTACTTCGAGTGATAAGATTTTAAGTTACCGGGTCAAAAACATTTTTGCTTCTTTGGGTGACTTAAAACACCACCCCAAGTTGTCTTGTGGGGCTGCCCCCCTGCGGATTCGGTTTGTGTTGTTGTAGGGTCGCCCGCCCGGTGTCCTGTATTTTTTGAGGGCGGAAATGGCCAATTCAGGCCTGCAGTTATTAGGCTTTTCCATGGCAATGCTGGGCTGGGTGGGCCTGGTGGCGAGCACCGCCATCCCACAGTGGCAGATGAGTTCCTACGCGGGCGACAATATTATCACCGCCCAGGCCATGTACAAGGGGCTGTGGATGGACTGCGTCACGCAAAGCACCGGCATGATGAGCTGCAAAATGTACGACTCGGTGCTCGCCCTGCCGGGTAAGGCCGTGGGACCGACGGGGCGGACGCGCCCAAGGCGGAGATGGTGGGGCGGGGTGCGGGGCAGGGCCGAGGTCCCCTGGCCAGGCGCCTTGGGTTgccagggagcaggaggaagtggAAATGGTTTTGCAGGGGCaatgggctgggctggggtggaTCCGGGTTCTGGTGGCCGCACGTGGGCCGGTACCCCTGCAGCCTGAGCTCTTCCCAGAACGCCCCCAGACGAACCTCCACCTGGACTTGGGGAAGTGAGTCCTAGGCCAGGGTCGTCCCCTCCCCCATCGCCCTGGGCAGGCCAAGGCATCTGCGTTCTCCCGCCCTTTTAGTTCGAACAAAAGGGGGCGCGAGGCTGAGGCCGTGCGGAGGACTGCGCAGCGGTGTGGTTTGTCAGACGTTGTCAGCCGCCGGCGGTCTCTAATCTTATCCGCCGATTAGCTGAAGCCACAAACCCCGTGGCCTCGAAGGCGGGACCAGGGCTGGGACGCGCGTCTGGATGTTCGGCCTATGCCGAGGTTCTGGCAGCCACCTCCACTTACCTTCGCTGCCCCCTCTCACCCTTCCCCCTACCCCGACCAGTTTCATCGAAACCCTGGTGCCCCGGGCGGGTTCTTCAACAGAGAGGGCGGGGCGCGAGCAGGAAGGCTGCGCTCTTGGGAGGGTGTAGGAACCAGCCCCCTCTAGGTAGGGCCTTGGACATCCGAGGAGAGCAAGGTCCTGGGCAGAACTTAGTAGCACCCGTCGGATGCGGGTCCAGGGGTTGTGGGTGCGGCCCGCCCTGCCACGACTGTAGCCGTCTGAGGGCTGCCACCATTTCCAGCAATGACGGCGTCCTTTCTGCTCCACAGCTGCCATGCAGGCCACTCGAGCCCTAATGGTGATTTCTCTGGTGCTGGGCTTCCTCGCTATGTTCGTGGCCACGATGGGCATGAAGTGCACACGCTGTGGGGGAGATGACAAAGTAAAGAAGGCCCGTATTGCTATGACTGGAGGCATCATTTTTATCGTAGCAGGTGAGCCACAGGTCCATAGGCAGCTCTTCTCTCGCCCGTGTTGGAGAAGGTGCTGGTTTGGGCCTTCACAGTATTGGAATCCTCATTCTCTCTCCAGGCCTTGCCGCCTTGGTAGCATGCTCCTGGTATGGACATCAGATTGTCACAGACTTTTATAACCCCACCACCCCCGTGAATTTTAAGTAAGTCTGGGATCCCTGCCTCTTAAGGAAGCAAATCTGGGTTCTTAGAATAGGAAGGCAGAGGCAAGCCAGGTTTCTGATCTTGATCATTTCTCTCCACAGGTATGAGTTTGGTTCAGCCATCTTTATCGGCTGGGCTGGGTCTGCTCTGGTCCTCCTAGGAGGTGCGCTGCTCTCTTGTTCCTGTCCTGGACAGGAAAGCAAAGCTGTGTACCGTGCACCACGCTCCTACCCTAAGTCCAACTCTGCCAAGGAGTATGTGTGAGGTGTTATTCCCATGCCCCAGCCTGACAGGCTGTGGGTGTGCCCAAATGCCTGCAAGGACCTAGGGCAGAGGACAGCCTGTGGGCAGGGTGCAGGACAAAGGCCTCCTGGTCACTCCATCCCTGTATACCATGTAGTTAGTTCTCTGGGGGGGTTGGATGGGGGAGACTAAAAGTGGGAAGGGCGTGCTTTTTGTACAgtaataaaaaacacattttagaaagtaggttttcttttttttctgggccTGATTTCTTCCCACTCAGATCCTTGGTGCGAACTTGGTACCTAAAGTATACCTACTTTAGTTCAAACACTTAAAGGTAGAGCACCAGTTGTGCGCCAGGCCACTCctgttcatttaattttcactgtGACTCAGACCCAATCCCTATACTGGACTCCAAAGACTCAAGAGCTTGGCTTTCCCCATTCATTCCCACTGCCCACCACTTCTGTTCAAATAGCTACCAAACAGTTTcctttttaacaacaacaacaacaaaaaaatcaaaacactttaTTAGGTATGGGGGGTTGTTCCTATTCCCTCACCTTACACTATCCACCCCACTTTCTGTCCTGATCAGATGCGGCTTTCTACCTCATAGGGTAGGGCCTCCCTAGACAAAGGAGCAAAGGCAGTACAGACACACAGTAAGCCTAGTACAAACAACAGGTGGTTCTGGGCCCACAgtcctccccctcccacccccttcccATTAGTCTAGTCAAGTCTGGTCACTCAAATATCAAGGTCATCATCTGGGTCTTCTTGGTCTAGGTCATCATAAGCATCTGGCTCATAGAAGATGCGGCTGGTAGCTTGGCCTGGCCCAGGACGCAGTAGAACCTGCTGTCTGAAGGAAGAATTGATGCTAGTGAGGGTGGGTGTTAGGTCGGGTCTGGATACCCCCTTACAGGTGCCTGTGACTCAGGCAACCCACCCTAGACTTGTATCATTACTTGGCCCCAGTCCCGTCTCTGACCTCCAAGATTAGTTACAGCTAAATAAGAACCACTGGACCCTGGCATGAGTACTAGTCTAAGAAAACCCTAAGTTCTTAGCAGCTTGAGGGGAAGGATTCTGCAGCAGTCTTGCTTCATCCACCCACACACTGGGCTGAGAACAGCAGGCACCTACCTAGCCCTTGTTAACCAGTCTTTGCCACACCCACCTATCTTCCTGTCCTATTGTTCTAGCACTGCTGCCTGGCAAAGAGAGTTACCTCTTAAGGTTCATTCTGGCTCAGCCCAGAGCCAGATTACTCTGGGGACAACCATGAAGCTAGAACCCATGGCTCTAACGGAGATAAAAGACAGGAAGACCCTCTGCCATTTTGGGAGGTATGGGTGGGTAGAGAACCACTCCCCAGACTTGTCTCTGGAAGTGGACTTTAGCCCCTATAAAGTCTGAGAGGTTAATCAATAACCTGTCATCACCCCACCTCCCTGTGGCCCAGATGCTGGGGATTCAAACACTTCAGGCCCCAACCTTACTTTTCAGAGCTGAACTGGAAAGGCAGAATCAGGCTATCCttggcttctttttcttccttagacAGGTGAAGATTAAAGGTCAAATGAGTCATGGGGTCCACCTGCAGGTAAAAAGGATGCTTGCTGCCACTTGGCCCCATCCCTGAATACTTGACTCCACCCTCAACCTCTgcaattttattctacttttgccAGATCCCAAACTCCATTCCCTTGCTCTGGCCTCAGCACTCTTAGGTACCAGAGATGTATGAAGATCTGAGTGGTGTTGGGGCCCCACGGGAGGCCCCTCCTGGAGGTCCAGGCTAAAGTCAGGAAGGATGGAGAACCACGAAGTCTGGGGAGAATAAAGAAGAGAGTTAAAAAGGTTTTCTTAATCCCACTGAACCAGAGAATTTAGCATCTCTCAATTCAGCCTCCATTCACCCAAACACATTGTTTTCAGCCCTAGCCCTCCTTTAAGTCTCTCCCTATGGACTTGTTCTTCCTTTCCACTAATAATTAttctagtcttttaaaaattcttttctagggctggggatatagctcagttggtagagtgcttgcctcgtaagcacaaagccctgggttcaatccccagtaccaaaaaaaaaaaaaaaaaaaaaaattcttttctagggctgggaatgtggctcagtagtagagtgactgcctagcgatgtgcaaggcactgggttcaatcccatctgtctgtctctctcacacacacccaaccaacaaaacaaaacacaggaaagtattaaaaaaaatttttgccagGCCctgaggtgcatgcctgtaatcccagcagcttgggagggaggctgaggcaggaggatcatgaattcaaagccagcttcagcaaaagcaaggtgctaagcaactcagtgaggccctgtctctaaataaaatacaaaatagggttggggatgtggctcagtggtcaagtgctcttgagtttaatccctggtacccgtggtccccccaattttttttaattgttcttcccATCATGGCACCCCTTTTTCTGACTCCAGTCTCCAGTCCTTCCTGTTGCTTCTCCTGACCTGATAAGTTGGGTGCTGCTGGGGTTTCCGAAAGAGGAGATGGGCTGAGGCCTGGCCCATTGCACCACCCAGAGTCACCTCAGTTTGGGCAAGGTTGCTCAGTGCTCCCAAGAGGCCTGGACCATGAATTTCTTCATGTAGCAGGCCCAACACATGTACCTGCTTTATTGGTGAACTATCAcctggagagaaaaaagaaatgcagggTATGAAGGTAAGTAGGAAACACTTAGGGTTGAGGCCAGGGAGCAGatacagaagaaaaggaaggagaggccCACATTCCATCAGAGTTCTGCCACAGTCCTGACTTACCTCAGCCCATCTCACTGCTTGGCTATAAGCTCCTCTTCccctactggggactgaatccaggggcactctacctctgagtgaGACTCCTGGCTCTTTTTTATTCTGGGACaaggtctctaagttgctgaggctggccttgaacttttctcagtttctcaactcactgggattataggcatgcaccagtgtACCCAGTTTCTTATATACTTTCTTACTCCAGTGCAAATCTGATCATGATATCACTGACTTTGCCAGCTCCTTGTGGCCTTCAGGATAAAATAAACACTTTTGGCACCTGGTAGCCACAAGCTTTTCAGTTTCATCTCTCACACAATTTACTACTAGCAGTTTTTGTAACTTGTCAAGATCTTAgggcctcctttcctctctccccttttGGAAGCATTAACAGTGTTGGGCACTGCACTAAACATTAACACAACATTTTAGTCTTCACAAAGGTGAGCAATTTTAGATCAAGCCATATGGCAATTTCAAGTGGTTCATTCTGACACTATCAtatcccccactttttttttttccccccaaactgGGAAAACTGCAGTACTGAGAGATCAagcattttaatacaaaaatggGTCTGTCTAACTCTAAATTCCATTCTAATATCCAGAGTGCACTTTAGGTCTAGTCCCTACTAGTATTCCCTACTCTTGGGCCAAACCTGCCTGCCTAACCCTTGCTCTTCAGGATGGTTACTTCTTTAAGGTACCCTGTGCATATATCCTTAAATCATCATAGTCCTTATCAGACTATCTTGCAACTGCCTGTATACTTATCTGCATGAAACTTTGTGCTCCCAGGAGGCAGGGGCCCAACTACAAAGTTAgaagttagtttttatttttctgttattaaacCTTACATGTTGTATGTGTTTAATGTTTGTGAAGtgattgaataaaaataaatgttaaaaaaattaataggggggctagagttgtagctcaatggtcaagtgcttgcctagcatgggtgaggcattgggttcaattctcagcactgcatataagtaaataaataaaggtctatcaacaactaacaaaacaaaacaaaacaaaaagaaaaaaaaaaaacaggtggcATTAAAAAGAGattatagggctggggctgttgcctagtatgtgtgaggtactaggtttgatccttagaaccatattaaaaataaataaaataaaggcattctggaaaaaaaaaaagattatagaggggttggggttgtggctcaggggtacagagtacttgcctagcacatgtaaggcactgggtttgatcttcagtaccacatcaaaaaaaaaataaagatgtgtgtgtgtgtatataaatataaaaaactacAGACTCAaaaatgctgggcatggtggcatgcccataatctcagcgacttgggagactgaggaaggagggttgcaaattcaagaccatcttccctgtcttaaaataaaaataaaaaagggctggggatgtggctcagtggttaagtgcccctgggttcaatccctggtatttaaaaaaaaaaaaaaaagtcaaaaactcCCCTCAGAAAGGTTAGAGATGGAGGATCTTTGGAGATAACTgatgctggatttctttttggaactggggcttgaacccaggggcattataccaccaaactacatccctagcccttttttgagacagggtcttactcaaacttatgatcctcctgcctcagcctcccaagtgcggGGCCTTGATGCTGCTTCTAGGTTAGGAAAGGAAGATATCATTTGCCAGGTGGAGATATGTGAGGGCAAGCAACAAAGAAGGGTTCTCACCAGGGTAGGAGTTTTGATGGCTCAGAGCATGCAGGATTTGGCAGAGTGTGGTACAGGGAAGATGAAGCAACAGCCAGCTGAGTGAATCAAGGGCTATGGTGGTAGGACCAGGATCTGTCCTCCTGCACATGGCTCTCAAGACTCCCAGGGGTCCCCCAGGAGAAGTCTCCCCAGTTTTTGACCAATTGAGAGGGTCTCTGAAGAGGTCATGGTAAATCAGCCtgcaaagggaaaaatattaGGAGACATATTATCTCTTTTCCCTGAAACCTCAAACTTTACCCTATTTTTGTGGctctctttttttcaattttcactaATACCCTAAACGTTGGAGCTTAGGCTCTTGGACATAAAACCTAAAATTGAGAGCACAGACTTTGGTGTCCAACAGCCTAAGCGCCAAGCTTGGCTTTGCTACTTGCCCAAAATCACTTAACTGGGAATTCCAACTATGGAGCTTCTTTTACATTAGTTCTAAACTCTCCAATTGTACTGCCTCTGTCTGAAGTTAGACCGTGGTCACCTCATAGCattattctattaaaattaattaggaTAATGTTCACTGTTCTATCTCCACTACATAGCACCACATATGGTTTATAATTGTACTCAATATGGATACACTGCAATAGCCTTCCTACCTGTTCTCCCTATCTCCAGATTGCCACCTTCAATCCATTTTCCCACAGTAATCACTGAActagtgtttctttctttctttttttttttgggtgctggggatcgaacccagggccttgtgcttgcaaggcaagtgctctaccgactgagctatccccccaggcCCTGAACTAGTGTTTCTAACAGGCATGGTGTTATCAACTCTCCCCAAATTTTCAAACGACTCCCTACTGACTTTGGTATAACATCTAAATTCCCTTTCATGCTCTGTAAGATCTTTTACAATCAGATCTCTCTTTACCTGCAAGACCTCAACTACTTTGGGAAGTTCTTCCACCTTCCATGATAATCTTATCATATCTTCCTAATTTTGCACATGCTACTGTTCCCTCTGCCTCTAGGACAAACCCTTCAGTAGCTTGCGGTCAGTGTTGATCAAAGTCTGAATTCATGACTGAATTAAGCACGACCAGATTCTGAATGACTCAAAAGGCAGAGTGTACTTATTCTTATCCTCCACTATGGTCTCTAGTACTAAACGATACTGCCTAtctttgtgtgtgttggggagtactggggattgaacccagaggtgctctaccactgacccacattcccaaacccttttgagacaaggtatccctaagttgcccaaggctggcctcagatttggggtcctcctgcctcaatctcctgagttactgggattacagacatgcgacCCAGACCAGGTTTTTATGTTTGTTGCTGAAAATAAAGCCCCTTAATGATAGGAATCCCACATCTAATGACATTTCTCCCAATTTGTACTTACCGGCTGTTGACACAGGAGTCAAAACCTTCTCGAAACTCTTCCTCACTCACTTCACAGCCCAAGACGTGGACTTGCTCCCCACTAAGGCAGAGATGAGGAGAAAATGTCGAAGAGTTGGGCACAGGTTCCCTTCTTAGAGCAGGACTGGGAGGCGCTGCCTGTTACTCACCACAGTGCAGATTTCTTGATGAGCGCTTTCAGAAGACCCCGCCCCTCCCACTCCACGGAATCTAAGGAAAGCAAGGGAGGAATAAACAAAGAGAACCTTGAGGTTTCCACGTTCATAAAACAACAGCGACTTCCACTCCTAGCCTGTGACCTATAGCCCTTCCTTCCCATTTCCAGCCCATGAATCTGACCCGAAACCTCCGGTGCCTTAACCCCTTACCGCGAAGCAGTACCAGGCCACCGCCGAATGCCAACAGAGAATCCAGCATCTCTGACTGGCATCCCACTCCTACTCCGACGCCCTCTGATTACGTCAAGACCTACAGCCCCGCCCCCTCCGGGTGAGAGGGGCGGGGCACTCATTTCTCCCACCATTAAGAGCTGGCAAAGGTTGGAATGAGAGGTGATTTTATGTTCACTATTCCCAGGAGAGCTTAAGCGAAATGGCCCCTCACGAGCCTTGGCGCACAGACGTAGGAACGATACAACCAGTCTACATTTTCACCATGACTGGGGCGGGAAAAGCCGTTGGGACAGTTGTcaatggggaggggagggggtcgCGCATGCCTCCCCCGATCGTCAGAACCACAGGGCAAGTGACGTCACTCTACCCTGTCCACGCCTTTCAGGACTTTGCCCCAGGCCCCGCCCTGCGATCGCCTTTGGCGCTTGCGCAATATTGCAGCCTTGTTGGGGGCGCACTTGGCTTTCCTCATCCCTACCCCCATAAGACCGAGTAGGGGGAACTTTAGTCCGGGTGAAGCGAATACACGTCACCACCGGAAGTAGTGtcagaggggaagaggaggggggaaagaggaggagggagacctCTGGGCAGTAAAATGGCGCCTGTCAGAGTGGGAAATCCAGCTGCAGAAGCTGCAGCCCCGCTTCCTAGCGGCTAAGAGACCGCCGACCTCGGGGAGGGGGAGGCCACTCCGGTCCAGCGCTCCGCGCCCTTcgtctccccctccccctgctaCCCTGCTCCTTTGCTCAGCCTGCCCATTCTCTTGCCGTGGCCCTTCGCGCGCCCGTGCCCCCGCCCGCCCCTTTCCCGCGGGCAGCCCCCTAGTGCGCCTGCGCAGCGGGCCACCCTcagcttccccttcccctccccctcccgtctccctccctcccttttccctcgcCCCCTCCCCCACTACCCCCTCCCCCAATTCTCCATCCCCTTCCCTCCTGGTCTCTGAGGACCCCGTCCTAGCCCGACCTGTTTCGTCCTGCAAACTCCGCGAAGCCGTCGGTGCCCCTCCTCGCCCATGTGGGCCCCCGCGGGCTGCCCACGCCTGTCCCCCAGATCCCCGTTCCGCTGGGCTTTCCCCTCGCTGGGGGTGGCTTTTTGAGCCGCCCGTTCCGTGCCCTTCTCTGCAGCTTCTCCTGCCACTCGGGGCCCCCGTTCCCCCTCCCGGCGGCGGGGGGCTGCCCCCGGGGGGCTGGCTGAGCTGGGCCGCGGGGGCCCCGGGGCCGGCGGTGCCGGGGTCATCGGGATGATGCGGACGCAGTGTCTGCTGGGGCTGCGCACGTTCGTGGCCTTCGCCGCCAAGCTCTGGAGCTTCTTCATTTACCTTTTGCGGAGGCAGATCCGCACGGTGAGCCTGGGTGGGCGCTGGCGGTGGTGGGGAACTCTCTTCATGTTGCTCATGGGTTTTCCGAAAGTGTCAGGCCTCTGGGCCCAAGAAGGGAGTCCTGACGGGGCTTTTCCTACAAGAGAATTAGGGCATCTTAATCGGGACGTGGGGTGGTGAGGAAGACCCTTATAATAGAACTGAGATCTGGGGGTTTTAATGGAACTAGATAGAATAGGATTTGGCAACTCTTGGGGGCTAGAGTGGTGGGTGGGGCGCTCTTTAAGAAAGCTGGAGCTGTTGCTAAAGAAACCAAGTGGCGGGGAACACCTGTTTGCTGGCAGCCCGATCTATGGATGTGGGCTTGTGAAAGACCCTCTTATTGGAACCTCAGGGTTTGTTTAGTCTTGGAGAAAGAGGCTTATGTGTGTCAAAAGTGGGGGTGGGTAGGAGGGCATTTGTAACAAACAAGGATAGGAACTTGGGGAAAGCCCTCGGTGTGAAGGAGAAACCTCTGCACTTCCCATTAAGGAAAACCCTCCAAAAAGGCCCTGAAAACTTATTTCATAGTGGGAGTGTAGGTTTATGGATTTAGAGGGACCCTGGACAGAAAAACATGCTTTTATGATAACATTGTTTGATTGTAGGAGGGAGCACATTAAAGTTTGGGCATCTGGGTTAGAAGACAGACTGGTCAGTTGTGGAGCTTGCATCTGAAGGTGTGCttgtttctccaggagattcTAGCATTGCGAAGGgattggcggggggggggggggggggttggagACTGGATGTAcctaagcatctctgggttcccTCCCCCAAAGCTTTTCTCCAAGGTCGAAGCTCCTTTGGCTAACATCTCTTAGCGAATGTGCCCTTGTGTTCTCATCACCACTGGGGTGAATACTCTGAAGGAGTGTGGGGAAAATTGAGTGAACTGGGGTCTGTACTCTGGCAGATTTcagtataatttaaaagaataaaatacagtaGGTCAAGAGAATTCCCAGAAAACCCTGGGTGGTAGTGGTGATTGACTTAATTGATTTGGGGGAATGGCCTGGCCTTGGATTCATCCTCTCCAACAGTTTATTCCTTCCACTTCGTGATTTAGAGCTCCCACTGTTCTGGGAGGTGGTGGTTGTATGCAGGGCTATTCCCCTAAGAAAGCtagaaaccaagaaaaaattGGGGTCAGAAAGGCAGAGACAGATTGGCTCCTGGGGTTTTCTTTACAAGTTGACTGTTATCCATTCTCTGTCTCTGCTCTTGTTCTGAGAATTCCCCCTTCTACCCTTAACACATCAGTTTTAGTAGTGTTCCGGTCCATTTATTGGAAAATCAGTTACCTCCAGAATTGCTCTTCGGGTAACACTGACCCCACAGCCTtttgtcttctcttcctttccaatctagtttcctcccccaccccactttcTGGCAAACACTTGGAGCATTCCCTACATGCCCAGCATATGCAACCCGAGATAGCAGGGCAGGATACCCGAGCTGTTTCAGCCCTCATCACAGcccagggagaaaagaagggcaGATGCCTTGGGATTAAGGGGGAGAGGGGGTTTTTTGGTTTGCAAACAGGAGGAGCCTGTTTCTGGTTTGATTTAGGGCGTAGGCATAGACCAAAGAGtatgctttaaaagaaaacagcagaGGGAACTGCCAGGCTTTGCATAGGTAGATCTGACTTAAGAAATATCCTCTAGAGAAGGCTTGGAGAAGGAAAACTGGAAGGCTGAGGTGGTGACATCCTTGTCCCTTGTTCACTTCTATCTCAAAGCTCTTACTTCATTCTGGCAGGTGGAGCTTTCCAATATTTTCTGTCTAGCCTGGGTACCGGGATAAGGAGGCTGCTCAGAGGGCTAAGGTTCTCTGAAACTTGTGACTTGGCTAGTAGAGACACAAATGGACAGGTGGCTGGTTAAAATAGGTCTGGTGGCCACCAGCCAGAGGAACTTAGCTGACCTGACAACCTTAGGATTC
Proteins encoded in this region:
- the Cldn7 gene encoding claudin-7 gives rise to the protein MANSGLQLLGFSMAMLGWVGLVASTAIPQWQMSSYAGDNIITAQAMYKGLWMDCVTQSTGMMSCKMYDSVLALPAAMQATRALMVISLVLGFLAMFVATMGMKCTRCGGDDKVKKARIAMTGGIIFIVAGLAALVACSWYGHQIVTDFYNPTTPVNFKYEFGSAIFIGWAGSALVLLGGALLSCSCPGQESKAVYRAPRSYPKSNSAKEYV
- the Elp5 gene encoding elongator complex protein 5 encodes the protein MLDSLLAFGGGLVLLRDSVEWEGRGLLKALIKKSALCGEQVHVLGCEVSEEEFREGFDSCVNSRLIYHDLFRDPLNWSKTGETSPGGPLGVLRAMCRRTDPGPTTIALDSLSWLLLHLPCTTLCQILHALSHQNSYPGDSSPIKQVHVLGLLHEEIHGPGLLGALSNLAQTEVTLGGAMGQASAHLLFRKPQQHPTYQTSWFSILPDFSLDLQEGPPVGPQHHSDLHTSLVDPMTHLTFNLHLSKEEKEAKDSLILPFQFSSEKQQVLLRPGPGQATSRIFYEPDAYDDLDQEDPDDDLDI